In one window of Amblyomma americanum isolate KBUSLIRL-KWMA chromosome 9, ASM5285725v1, whole genome shotgun sequence DNA:
- the LOC144103672 gene encoding von Willebrand factor A domain-containing protein 1-like → MPRCESAVGLMTSKKLQHLTPGATYEVQVLAFLEADGNRTNGKTEKIHFTTAQVPAVEQLRVISVESTSIELSWAPAANSSVSHFDIDACPTDGGACVHVYTDDWSHLIRGLTPETTYNIHVRSVTEEEKELSFGPASNVSATTMQLPALDNVSVRATCDSFIIASWNYSLEGITGFLLNLCAGGQSCITRTVDKADQEHTFKVDPVLRQYTLSIEAYIWKGNTKYASVGVNTSVLSFPEGKPNL, encoded by the exons ATGCCACGATGTGAATCTGCTGTGGGTCTTATGACAAGCAAGAAGCTGCAACATCTGACCCCCGGAGCAACTTACGAGGTTCAAGTTCTCGCCTTTCTTGAAGCAGATGGCAACAGGACTAACGGAAAAACAGAGAAAATACATTTTACGACCGCGCAAG TTCCAGCTGTTGAGCAACTTCGAGTGATTTCGGTGGAATCCACATCCATTGAACTGAGTTGGGCACCCGCCGCAAACTCCTCTGTCTCCCACTTCGACATCGATGCGTGCCCCACCGACGGAGGAGCTTGTGTTCACGTGTACACAGACGACTGGTCGCATCTAATTCGAGGCCTCACCCCTGAGACAACGTACAACATCCATGTTCGAAGCGTCACTGAGGAAGAAAAGGAGCTGTCATTCGGTCCGGCTTCTAACGTTTCTGCTACAACAATGCAGCTAC CTGCACTTGACAATGTCTCCGTGAGGGCAACATGCGACAGCTTCATCATTGCGTCTTGGAACTACTCACTTGAAGGCATCACCGGTTTCTTGTTGAACCTCTGCGCGGGTGGCCAGAGTTGCATAACGAGAACCGTCGACAAGGCAGACCAAGAACATACTTTCAAGGTGGATCCAGTACTTCGCCAGTACACGCTTTCCATAGAGGCGTACATCTGGAAGGGGAACACGAAATACGCCAGCGTAGgcgtcaacacatcggttttatccTTCCCCGAAGGCAAGCCAAACCTTTGA